In Chitinophagales bacterium, a single genomic region encodes these proteins:
- a CDS encoding RsmB/NOP family class I SAM-dependent RNA methyltransferase: MKIYPILLLGLHQALQEALFTDAYADKVLEKTFKANKKWGSKDRAFIAESFYDIIRWKTKLEFYMNEEINPQNVYKLMATYLLLTYNSLPPFGEFKNIDTEFLKNRFSLPIENPAIKHAVPQWLYTKVAEAYPNQVDEIFEALNEQAEVYLRINTLKTSKENTINALLKEDIEAKSVANYPNAIMLTHRKNVFRTQAFQNGWFEVQDLSSQLVASALAVKEGMRVIDTCAGAGGKTLHLASLMKNKGQIIALDIHEWKLKELKRRAKRAGAHNIETRVIESSKTIKRLYNGADAILIDAPCSGLGVLKRNPDAKWKLNTDFIERVKKEQAEILNKYSKIVKENGTLVYATCSILPEENELQVQDFLAKNNNFKLENEQIILPNKTGNDGFYIAKLNRIS, from the coding sequence ATGAAAATTTACCCTATCCTTTTACTTGGTTTACATCAGGCATTGCAAGAAGCTTTATTTACGGATGCTTATGCAGACAAAGTATTGGAAAAAACATTTAAAGCCAATAAAAAATGGGGAAGTAAAGACCGAGCTTTTATTGCGGAATCTTTCTATGATATTATACGCTGGAAAACCAAACTTGAGTTTTATATGAATGAGGAAATAAACCCTCAAAATGTATATAAACTAATGGCAACGTATCTTTTGCTTACTTATAACAGTCTGCCTCCTTTCGGTGAATTTAAAAATATAGATACAGAATTTTTAAAAAATAGATTTAGTTTACCTATTGAAAATCCTGCTATTAAACACGCTGTTCCACAATGGCTATACACCAAAGTAGCAGAAGCCTACCCTAATCAAGTAGATGAAATTTTTGAAGCCTTAAACGAACAAGCTGAAGTATATTTAAGAATAAATACACTAAAAACCTCAAAAGAAAACACTATAAATGCTCTTTTAAAAGAAGATATTGAAGCTAAAAGCGTAGCAAATTACCCTAATGCTATAATGCTTACTCACAGGAAAAACGTATTTAGAACTCAGGCTTTTCAAAATGGTTGGTTTGAAGTTCAAGATTTGTCATCTCAGTTGGTAGCTTCTGCATTAGCCGTAAAAGAAGGCATGCGGGTAATAGATACTTGTGCCGGTGCAGGTGGAAAAACACTTCATTTGGCTTCATTAATGAAAAACAAAGGTCAAATTATAGCATTAGATATTCATGAATGGAAATTAAAAGAACTTAAACGCAGAGCTAAAAGAGCGGGTGCTCATAATATAGAAACCCGAGTAATTGAATCATCAAAAACTATAAAACGCCTATATAACGGTGCTGATGCCATATTAATAGATGCCCCGTGCAGTGGTTTAGGTGTACTAAAACGCAACCCCGATGCCAAGTGGAAACTGAACACCGATTTTATAGAAAGAGTAAAAAAAGAGCAAGCTGAAATTTTAAATAAATACAGTAAAATTGTAAAAGAAAATGGCACTTTAGTTTATGCCACATGCTCCATACTACCAGAAGAAAATGAACTTCAAGTTCAAGATTTTTTAGCTAAAAACAACAATTTTAAGCTTGAAAATGAACAAATAATTTTACCCAATAAAACAGGCAATGACGGTTTTTATATTGCTAAGTTGAATAGAATTAGCTAA
- a CDS encoding TlpA family protein disulfide reductase, with amino-acid sequence MPKFKQDLKTFSGDSFNPLEAYKGEPILVLFYSTSCLGCTGRALPLAYKLSQENPNVKLVVVHVQFASMPFTQQEIMDIFTESKAPFPIYLDEDAINYHHFSAEGTPHWLLFDKNGKITHSIFGSQEGAQNRLLYALAELTPF; translated from the coding sequence ATGCCAAAGTTTAAACAAGATTTAAAAACATTTTCGGGAGATTCATTTAATCCATTAGAAGCCTACAAAGGTGAGCCCATATTGGTATTGTTTTACAGCACATCCTGCTTGGGGTGCACAGGGCGAGCTTTACCTTTAGCCTATAAGTTGAGCCAAGAAAACCCTAATGTTAAATTAGTAGTAGTGCATGTTCAGTTTGCTTCTATGCCTTTTACGCAGCAAGAAATAATGGATATATTTACCGAAAGCAAAGCTCCATTTCCCATTTATTTAGATGAAGACGCCATAAATTATCATCACTTTAGTGCAGAAGGAACACCTCATTGGTTATTATTTGATAAAAATGGCAAGATAACACACTCCATATTTGGCTCGCAAGAAGGTGCTCAAAACAGACTGTTATATGCATTGGCAGAACTGACACCCTTTTAG
- a CDS encoding aspartate aminotransferase family protein yields the protein MQYWKKLTQEQRKSRIEKALQKNVNFSNDASLGYPASKLDNKVFYDDAPFLKDAPTLKTYVANPNNIGCHTYGTSEKAFSGTQEIEKEVLNVLAVDIFKIKENEFDGYIAPGGTEANIQALWIFRNLFFKKYKANSNEIAILASEDTHYSIPKGSNLLQIEWLKIPVDFSTREIQKNKLDEIVKEAIKAGKKYFMVVANMGTTMFGSIDNPDIYTEILEKHKAVYKLHIDGAYGGFIYPFSNRNSKINFSNPKISSITIDAHKMLQAPYGTGVFICRKGLIENVLTKEAEYVEGMDLTLCGSRSGANAVAVWMILFTYGPYGWREKISILQMRTQFLCEELDRLNIKYFREPNMNIVTISSKGIPIAVAEKYDLVPQQHNDKNQWYKIVLMDHVEIDHLTTFVEDLKKNM from the coding sequence ATGCAATATTGGAAAAAACTTACCCAAGAGCAGCGTAAGTCAAGAATAGAAAAGGCACTTCAAAAAAATGTAAATTTTTCTAACGATGCTTCTTTAGGTTATCCTGCTTCAAAGTTAGATAACAAAGTATTTTATGACGATGCCCCGTTTTTAAAGGATGCTCCCACACTTAAAACCTATGTAGCCAACCCCAATAATATAGGCTGTCATACCTATGGTACATCAGAAAAAGCATTTAGTGGCACGCAAGAAATAGAAAAAGAGGTGCTTAATGTGCTGGCGGTAGATATTTTTAAAATAAAAGAAAATGAATTTGATGGTTATATTGCTCCCGGTGGCACTGAAGCCAATATACAAGCCCTATGGATTTTTAGAAATTTGTTTTTTAAAAAGTATAAAGCCAATTCTAATGAAATAGCTATTTTAGCCTCAGAAGATACGCATTATTCTATTCCTAAAGGTTCAAATTTGCTACAAATAGAATGGTTAAAAATACCTGTAGATTTTAGCACCAGAGAAATACAGAAAAATAAATTAGATGAAATAGTAAAAGAAGCTATTAAAGCAGGTAAAAAATATTTTATGGTGGTTGCCAATATGGGAACTACCATGTTTGGTTCTATTGACAATCCTGATATTTATACCGAAATATTAGAAAAACACAAAGCTGTATATAAACTCCATATTGACGGTGCTTATGGTGGTTTTATTTATCCATTTAGCAATAGAAACTCAAAAATAAACTTTAGCAATCCTAAAATTAGCTCTATAACTATAGATGCACATAAAATGCTACAAGCACCTTATGGTACAGGTGTTTTTATTTGCCGAAAAGGCTTAATAGAAAATGTATTAACCAAAGAAGCGGAGTATGTAGAGGGTATGGATTTAACCTTGTGTGGTAGCCGTTCGGGGGCTAATGCCGTAGCCGTTTGGATGATATTATTTACTTATGGACCTTATGGGTGGAGAGAAAAAATAAGTATTTTGCAAATGCGTACACAGTTTTTATGCGAAGAATTAGACCGTTTGAACATAAAATATTTTAGAGAACCCAATATGAATATTGTTACTATTAGCTCAAAAGGAATACCTATAGCAGTTGCAGAAAAATATGATTTAGTGCCACAGCAACACAACGATAAAAACCAATGGTATAAAATAGTGCTTATGGATCATGTAGAAATAGACCACCTAACTACTTTTGTAGAAGATTTGAAGAAAAATATGTGA
- a CDS encoding bifunctional UDP-N-acetylmuramoyl-tripeptide:D-alanyl-D-alanine ligase/alanine racemase gives MYNIKQIEQAIAGKWHFENADAHISHLLYDSRKVRNGANTLFFAIKGKLSDGHHFIADLYEKGVRNFVVEHTEELEKLKDVNFVEVKNSLVALQKLAAFHRSHFKIPVLAITGSNGKTIVKEWCHQLLQEDYNICRSPKSYNSQLGVPLSVWGLKKEHNFGIFEAGISEPDEMQQLEKIIQPTIGIFTTISSAHSENFINQFHKIKEKLKLFVRAKTLIYNSDIKPVHSAITEAFGNDTALENTPDLLDWGFNDEAQIKIKLSEERGKRTIYYLTYKKEDYKIKLPFSDTSSIQNAMHGVVLMLHLGYNQKTINKRLKLLQRIEMRLEQKNGINNCIIINDSYNSDIDSLKIAIDFLNQQKNNQNHTVILSDILQSGMSGVDLYTAINDLLVQNKIDRFIGIGKNLMQHKFLFKQEDFKNGLHFYEDTDSFLTKVSDADFNTENVLLKGARKFEFEKISAYLEEKAHATILEIDLNAILHNYKVFAATLKPNVKIMAMVKAFSYGASSVEIAKLLEFNRVGYFGVAYADEGIMLRKAGIKTPIMVLNPEERSFNAIVRYKLEPEIYSFSLLKAFTNAIKNFKLETSYPVHLNIDTGMKRLGFEEQNIEQLINDLKSNKHIKVQSIYSHLVASDEAEKDDFTQQQINTFEKISQQLIKGLGYKPLLHILNSSGISRFKEAQFDMVRLGIGMYGFNAEMQEQLLTVTKLKTKISQVKHLKKGETVGYGRKGIAQKDSTIATIAIGYADGLNRLLSNGVGNVFIQGKKAPIIGNICMDMTMVDVTDIPEAKEGDVAEIFGENISASEIAQQINTIPYEVLCNVSERVKRVFFVGEG, from the coding sequence ATGTATAACATTAAACAAATAGAACAAGCCATTGCCGGCAAGTGGCATTTTGAAAATGCCGATGCACATATTTCGCATTTACTTTATGATAGTAGAAAAGTGAGAAACGGAGCTAATACCCTTTTTTTTGCTATAAAAGGAAAACTTTCAGACGGGCATCACTTTATAGCTGATTTATATGAAAAAGGCGTTAGAAACTTTGTGGTAGAACATACCGAAGAGCTTGAAAAACTTAAAGATGTAAATTTTGTAGAAGTAAAAAACAGCTTAGTTGCCCTTCAAAAATTAGCGGCTTTTCATCGCAGTCATTTTAAAATTCCTGTGCTGGCTATAACGGGTTCTAATGGAAAAACTATAGTAAAAGAATGGTGCCACCAGTTGCTTCAAGAAGACTATAATATTTGCCGAAGTCCAAAGTCTTACAATTCCCAGTTGGGTGTGCCGCTTTCTGTTTGGGGATTGAAAAAAGAACATAATTTTGGCATTTTTGAAGCGGGCATTTCTGAACCGGACGAGATGCAACAACTTGAAAAAATAATACAGCCTACCATTGGCATTTTTACTACTATTAGTTCTGCACACAGCGAAAATTTTATTAACCAATTTCATAAAATAAAAGAGAAACTAAAGCTTTTTGTGCGAGCCAAAACTTTAATTTACAACAGCGATATAAAACCCGTGCACAGTGCCATAACTGAAGCTTTTGGAAACGATACCGCCTTAGAAAATACGCCCGATTTATTAGACTGGGGTTTTAATGACGAAGCTCAAATAAAAATAAAATTAAGTGAGGAAAGAGGAAAGAGAACTATTTATTATTTAACCTACAAAAAAGAAGATTATAAAATAAAACTTCCTTTTTCCGATACTTCATCCATTCAAAATGCCATGCACGGAGTGGTGCTTATGTTGCATTTGGGTTATAATCAAAAAACTATAAACAAGCGTTTAAAATTGCTACAACGTATAGAAATGCGTTTAGAACAAAAAAATGGGATTAACAACTGTATTATAATTAATGATAGCTATAATTCTGATATTGACTCGCTAAAAATTGCTATAGATTTTTTAAATCAGCAAAAGAACAACCAAAACCACACGGTTATTTTATCCGATATTTTGCAAAGTGGCATGTCGGGAGTAGATTTATACACCGCAATAAATGATTTACTTGTTCAAAATAAAATAGACCGCTTTATAGGCATTGGCAAAAATTTAATGCAGCATAAGTTTTTATTTAAACAAGAAGATTTTAAAAACGGCTTACACTTTTATGAAGACACCGATAGTTTTTTAACCAAAGTAAGCGATGCAGATTTTAATACGGAAAATGTGCTACTTAAAGGAGCAAGAAAATTTGAGTTTGAAAAAATAAGTGCTTATTTAGAAGAAAAAGCACATGCCACCATATTAGAAATTGACTTAAATGCTATTTTACACAACTATAAAGTTTTTGCGGCTACGCTAAAACCTAATGTTAAAATAATGGCTATGGTTAAAGCTTTTTCTTATGGTGCCAGCTCGGTAGAAATAGCCAAATTATTAGAATTTAACAGAGTGGGTTATTTTGGTGTAGCCTATGCCGATGAAGGTATAATGCTACGCAAAGCAGGAATAAAAACGCCCATTATGGTGCTTAATCCTGAGGAAAGAAGTTTTAATGCTATAGTTAGATATAAATTAGAACCCGAAATTTATAGTTTCTCTTTGTTAAAAGCTTTTACTAATGCTATTAAAAATTTTAAGTTAGAAACATCTTATCCTGTACACCTTAATATAGATACAGGCATGAAACGCTTGGGTTTTGAAGAGCAAAATATTGAACAATTAATAAACGATTTAAAATCTAATAAACATATAAAAGTTCAGTCTATATACTCTCATTTAGTGGCATCTGACGAAGCTGAAAAAGATGATTTTACCCAACAGCAAATTAACACTTTTGAAAAAATAAGCCAACAACTTATTAAGGGACTTGGCTATAAACCGCTATTACATATTTTAAACAGCAGTGGCATTAGCCGTTTTAAAGAAGCACAGTTTGACATGGTTAGATTAGGCATAGGCATGTATGGTTTTAATGCCGAAATGCAAGAACAACTACTAACCGTTACTAAACTTAAAACAAAAATTTCGCAGGTTAAGCATTTAAAAAAAGGCGAAACCGTAGGCTATGGCAGAAAAGGTATTGCTCAAAAAGATTCTACTATAGCCACCATAGCTATAGGTTATGCTGACGGACTAAATAGATTATTAAGCAATGGTGTGGGCAATGTTTTTATACAAGGCAAAAAAGCTCCTATTATCGGTAATATTTGCATGGATATGACCATGGTAGATGTAACCGACATACCCGAAGCTAAAGAAGGGGATGTGGCAGAAATTTTTGGAGAAAATATAAGTGCATCAGAAATAGCTCAACAAATAAACACTATTCCTTACGAAGTGCTCTGTAATGTTTCTGAAAGAGTAAAACGTGTATTTTTTGTAGGCGAAGGGTAA